From the Helianthus annuus cultivar XRQ/B chromosome 17, HanXRQr2.0-SUNRISE, whole genome shotgun sequence genome, the window AAGATCACCTTTGTAATTTTGAAGTCTCAGAACCAACTCTGCAAAGTTGCATACCAGAGGGACCAACCAGACATTTAACTCAATTTTTAAATGGTGAAATTAGATTGGTAAATTTATGTTAAAATAGCCAAAAGACAACTAAAAAGAGAGGTTTACGTGGTTTtgaaaaaaacaatttttttattacTTCTTAATAAACCAAAATAAAAAACACTTTTTATCAATAACTTTTTAAGTTAGTATATCATTTCCAAACTCAATTGTAAACACTCTCGCGCTGATCACAGCAAGCTCAAGTAACCATCACTACCAACAACGACAATGAAGTTCACCATCAACAACAAGACAACACCTTTCTCGTAACATGGTGTCTTCTTTTACAGtgggggtgtttgggttagcttattttggagcaacttataatttattgacttataaaagttaataagttgtttttatagtgtttggattagcttatttAAATTATTTTTGTGTGTTAAGAAATTGTTTTTGAGAAGTTAGTATTTGTAATTTGTCATGTTttacttatataagttaataagtcctttttagaaggaatcccaaacacccccaaTGTGCCCTCCTTCAAGCCACCAACTACAACCAAATTCAGCATTTCTGTGCCATCGAATTAGTACTCAATTTATGCTCCAAAGGCCGCCTCATAGAAGTAGTCAAATCACTGACAATTAACATCTAAAGGCCTATGTTTGGACTCCAAATCTTTAGAAGAAATTGAAATTTAATCCATATTTCAATTCTTGATAAGGAGATATGTGACTTTCTTAAgaagaaattgaaattttgtgGTAATTGATGTTCATCGACACGAAGTAACTTTAACAATTTGTGATGATGAACTTGATAGGTAAACAAATTAAGGTTTTAATTCAAGATACCATTGCATACAATGTTCAAATTATTCTTATTTGAGAAAAACATTTAATCTATCAACTAATTGTATAATTTTTAGGTGCAAGGGTAATTTGGGGATAAGGATATTGTTGTTGTAAACTAGGTACACCACCTGATAATGCAAAATTCTTTTGTGATAATGGTAACTACAATCACCCGTGtggtagtttttttttaaatggtacTTCCAGAGTATCTCATTGAGCATAGTGACAGGGTCCTAGCCATGGCCAAATTGGTCCATCTGTAACCAACAGATTCCTAAAATTTTTCATGGATGATCAGTTATCAGGTATGCATTGGTGGTACGAAACCGCTAGCCATGCTGTTGAATGGATTGTTGCATTCTATGATGGCTATGGACCAATTGCGATAAGGTTAAAGAAGCGTGGAGCTGCTTTAAACTTTACACATGTTGACCCTGAATGGTTTGTTTGGTAGGTAGTTAGTTATCTTTAAACTGAAGGAGAATTTTAGGTTTAGTATTACTAATGATGATTTTTAATACTTTAGGCACTAAATGCTGCATGGGATGTTGGTGCAAAAGTTGCAAGTGAAATGCATTTTCATGATATGATACTGGAAGATATTAGAAGTTGCAAAACCAAGAAATGAGGCATGTGGTAGATGTATATCTGCTTTTACCTAGCGTGGCCTCAATTAAACTATCCTTGAGGCTTGAACAACACAACTTAATAGAATTTGAACTCTTTGTCAAGAAAATGCATGGTGCCATGTCTTCATTAATTTCCATTTGATGTATGTTTGTTTTAAAACCATTTTCTTTGATGTTGTACGTTGCAAAACAAATGCACACCGGGAAAATGTACGGGGAAATGGGAGGACCCCCTCTTCCCTAACTAACCTTTTAATATGTTCTACAGGAACGTAAATAAACTGACGATGTCAATGTTTCTTTAAACATTGAGAATGATAAAGATAGTGAGCATGTGAATGTCATTGTTGATGATGTGAAAGAGGCTGATAAAGGTGATATTGTTGCTTTGGATCAAAAAGAGTGTAATAgctgtgagattaaatatattattactgtaatatttaatcttgtagccattataatcatttatattatatggatcaaaatatattaataacctattaataattagttggtaattgttgatgaaccatattacccttattaactaattaggtttcctcctgtgtgtatatataaggagattattagagagATAAAGAGTTAGAAAATTACACAAAGCTAACAACTCATAACATCACTTTCGGCTCTCTATCCTAATCGAAACCTTCCCTAGTTTtgacttcatcaccatcataatcttacaccctaaggaggaaccagatcatcctgacaagaatgtcgaactcaatggctacATCTCTTACTGGATTCTCTgttggcctgtctgctgtaatagatatgttattcatgttttccattatgtttaaacagaagtGATCagcatgtggtatcagagcatatgttgataaatcagttctgttttcatatccattattctgggattgaaatctggaaaacagaGTTTTGAAAACTTACAAAATCACGGCTGTTTTCGAGTCCCATTGTGCTGAAATCACTGTTTACGGAAAAGTATGTTTAATAAATTGACTCGAAATCATAATGGGTAAATTAATGTCCGAAATCTGTTAACTGAGGTCTTAAAACTCAGGTTTCGGATCCAAGaattatgttttaaatttttagggttcatcacatgttcttaggaaaattcgaaaaCTCCTTAAGTTTTGGAATGTAATTTGGATTTGTGGGTGttctttttactgttttgatcTGAATTATATCTCTTAAAActtcgaaaactgttaaaagataatcaaattataattttcgaaatcttttgataagtttagatcaacactaaaacaggaaacactatcccacaatccctaaaatttcgagttttcagttatATTTCACACTAACAGCTGTTAACAGTAGGTTTCGAGACCAACCTTAACGAGTCGAAACCATAagattccgactcgaaaccataagattgcgactcgaaatcataaaAGTTTCAGTCTtcatgactcgagaccaagattccgactcgaaatcataaaggTTTTAATCTTCATAACTCGGGACCAAGGTTCCGACTTAGATTCCGACTCGAAATCTCACTAAAACACGAGGACAACTGAGATTGCGACTGATATTTCGACTCGCAAtcaggtggttgcgactcgaaacctcattatgaAGTCGAAATCTCATAAATATTGATTACTCGAAACCTCGAGATTTCGACTGAGGTTTCGACTGACATTAGTgactcgcaaccaggtggttgcgACTCAAAACCTTAATGACTCGAAACCTCATAATGATTCATATTGAGTCGAAACCTTACTCAAGATcacactcgaaacctcattactTTATTAGGCTGTTAAAGTGAACTAAAATTTGGcaattaaataattggttttgtaaaataatgttaaaattagtgcactttcacttttgcccccaatggtccacacatatatacattatatgctcATACCGCAAGCGAGACGTGCCCAAACAAATGATTGCAGGgcttaaaatttgaaaaaaaggaagttgaaaaaatgtaaaaaatgcCATTAAAGGGTAAAACTAATCCAAActctgtttggcaacttctgaatggttaagtgttgaaccagtaagaggtctgaaccattaagtgctccACTAGTAAGGagcctgaaccattaagagccaataTAATGTTTAactgttcagaggcaaatgtctgactaaTTCAGATTAGATGTCTTAGTCATTCAGACTtaatataatgcttaaccattcagagacaaacgtctgaaccattcagacatatgctcgtgaaacaaacagtctgaaacAGTAAGAGTTTTGAACCATTAATAAAATTCTCATTAAGAAACAGCCACATTTACACCTGCTTAAAAAactatagagttaattacacaaataggTCCTGTGGTTTACacataatttcgcctttgggtactaacttatttttttaacaggtttaggttctatggtttcaattttgtaacacctttgggtactaacaccaaaattagttaattaatgactaaaatacccttgtatttttgtaagtttatcaatgtaacacatttaggtactaacacctaattttatttaagtttaaatcaattttacaaaatctatttattttttttattttcattattttattatatctcttaattaacataaactctatttatttttttttattttcatatttttattaaatttcttatttaacataaaatctacttgttacaccagtatttttttaaatagattttttaaataaaatctactagctatatagttttatgtaaattaaattttaattttcagttttggattgaaatgattgataataataaatatctttcatgtaaaaaaattaagccatttttaactcgttttttgttcatttacattttactattttagaaaacatttaatttacataaaatctactagttacaccagtaaaatctactagctatatagttttatgtaaattaaaaatctactttacaaaaaaaaaagagttaaaaaaaggcttaaatttttttagttttatctaaaatacctagctatatagttttatctaaaatacatagctatatagttttatctaaaatacctagctatatagttttatgtaaattaaatatctttctaaaatagtaaaatgtaaatgaacaaaaaaacgagttaaaaaaaggcttaatttttttacatgaaagatatttattattatcaatcatttcaatccaaaattgaaaatgaaaatttaatttacataaaactatatagctagtagattttatttaaaaaaatctatttaaaaaaatactggtgtaacaagtagattttatgttaaataagaaatttaataaaaatatgaaaataaaaaaaaataaatagagtttatgttaattaagagatataataaaataataaaaataaaaaaataaatagattttgtaaaattgatttaaagttaaataaaattaggtgttagtacccaaatgtgttacattgataaacttaaaaaaaatgcaagggtattttagtcattaattaactaattttggtgttagtacccaaaggtgttacaaaattgaaaccatagaacctaaacctgttaaaaaaataagttagtaccctaaggcgaaattatgtataaaccaaaggacccatttgtgtaattaactcaaaacTATACTTTCACTTCACAGGAAGTGACTTGAGTCATGTGAAACATACCCGTGACGAATATACATCGACCCTTTATAGTAACTTACTAAAGTTTTGTAATACATCAAGAAAATTAAGTCGATATATTTCCTTTCCGTTACACACATGATGATTGATGAATGATATCATCAGTtagttgcaaaaaaaaaaaagaaaaaaaaaaaagaaaaaaaaagaaagtatATATTAAAGCGTTAAATAAATGAAACAAATCAAAGtgcaaattttaatttttttaattgttattatttaaaaaagaGGAGTAGCTGACCAAACAACAAGCACGGTTCTCACTTGTATATTGGTTCAGGTTGACCTACTATATACTAATTGACTTATTGATACACGACACAAATTCGTTATATGTTGCGAAACAGcatttgttttcatattttacaaaaaaaaaaaaaaaaattagaataaAAGAAAATGTAACGTTTATTCTCTGTTCGTCTGTTACTCATTTTGATGAAACTAAAAAAACAATATGAACAAATTAGTTTGATTGTAAGTCACttgatttgttattttttttctttttgttcttcCATCAATTTGGTAGTCAGTAATAATGACATCACATATGTGcccatatatgtgtgtgtttttctATGACTTACTGTTAGCCCACTTTTATGTAGCTGAACCACCACCATTGAAAATATTGAACCCACCCACCCCATTCCCTCAAGCCTCAATTTCTATAAATAAAACAACACGTAGAGTTCCAAAACACAACATACACATACACAAACACAATGACCGAGCCCATGGTCACCCTTATCTTCCTCCTCTTCTTAGCCACCGGATCCTTGGCTCAAACCGCTAATGATGTGAGTTGGGCCAAACGGGTGGACACGGGCTCACAAGTCATAACAACCATGCAATTCTACTTCCATGACACCTTGAGTGGTAGCAACCCAAGTGCAATCAAGGTGGCCCAACCACAATCATCCGCCAACTCCCTTGGCGGGTTTGGCAACCTCATGATGGTTGATGACCCGTTGACCGAAGGACCCGACAAGAACTCCAAGCTCATTGGACATGCTCGTGGGATGTACGGTTCAGCCGCACAAAATGAGCTCGGGTTGATTATGGTTTTAAACTATGGGTTCACCGATGGAGTGTATAAAGATAGTTCATTTAGCCTTTTGAGTTTAAACCCCGCATTGCAGGCGGTTCGTGAGATGACGATCGTTGGTGGTACCGGGCTTTTTCGTCTAGCGCGTGGTTACGCATTAGCTCAAACATATTGGATTGATCCTAGTACCGGTGATGCAATTGTAGGGTACAATGTTACAATTGCAACTTATATTTAGGttaatatttattttttgttaatgttttttgtttattttattttattttatattatattatattatgtagTATTGaattatttttctttattttttaacgGAAAACGGCTGGATCAGTGATCTAGCACGTTCAGTTTCATGATCCTCGTGTCTCATTGTGCCGATTGCTTGTGAATTTGACTTCTGTTTCTTGGACATTGTGGTTCAAAATTAAGTAAGTCCTCGATTTAAATCAATGCTAGTCAACCGTTATGGATGGttattaagggggtgtttggggttgagttttgaaaatagattatgcgttttgaataatcagaatcagataattagctgtaacaaaacgtgctgcagaaagatagtgtttggatttgattatgttttttgatatcacaataatcagataatcaacattgtttggatttgattatgttgtttgatatcacaataataagataatcaactatttgagtgtttggcaagtatatatattttaaaaaaataaacaagtgaaaacgtaaaaaatcagtttttggattatcacgttttcctgcagcaaggggtgacctacttatggattatcacgttttgaactctacaaaacgtaaaaaatcactttttattaattttttaccaaacactcaaaatagattttttgcgatttcaaaacacaataatcaaataatcaggttgaaaacgcaatcccaaacaccccctaaatagTATCTATCACATGTGATATTTTGATTTTGCTGCGTTTGTGGACTTCAAAAGAACTTGTTTATATTTCAGGATTTATCAAATAGTTTAAAATGACTCAACGCATTAAAAAGTTCTATATAGGCTTGTGAGTTGAAGAAGCAAATACCAAAACGGGTATGTACTCTAGCGACGTGGGCATACCTCTTCTCTGTTGCAAAAGAGAGATATAGGGGACATTTAGTTGCTACAGTTGTAAACcttatttttttaacggcaatTTTCTTTTATTCATGTGGTCTATGAAACTTGAACCCTAGACCTTCCCCTCGCAAAGTGTTT encodes:
- the LOC110923240 gene encoding dirigent protein 23, which encodes MTEPMVTLIFLLFLATGSLAQTANDVSWAKRVDTGSQVITTMQFYFHDTLSGSNPSAIKVAQPQSSANSLGGFGNLMMVDDPLTEGPDKNSKLIGHARGMYGSAAQNELGLIMVLNYGFTDGVYKDSSFSLLSLNPALQAVREMTIVGGTGLFRLARGYALAQTYWIDPSTGDAIVGYNVTIATYI